DNA from Aquaspirillum sp. LM1:
CGGCATTACTCGGTTTCGGTTTCGACATGTTCTTGTTCTGCTTTCTCAGGGACAATCAGGGAGCCCAGTTCAACCAGGGCAGGCAGGTCTTTCAGACTGGCCAGGCCCAGATCATCCAGAAATTTTCGGGTGGTAGCGTACAGGCCGGGGCGACCGGGCACTTCCTTGTGGCCGATCACTTCGATCCAGCCGCGTTCACTCAGGGTCTGCATCACCGAACTGGACACGGTGACGCCACGAATGGCTTCGATATCGCCACGGGTCACCGGCTGGCGATAGGCAATGATGGCCACGGTTTCCATCACCGCGCGCGAGTAGCGCGGCGGTTTTTCCGGGTTAAGCCGGGCCAGATAGGGCTGAAACTCGGCACGGGCGCGAAAGCGCCAGCCGGACGCCAGCTTGACCAGTTCAATGCCGCGCCCCTGCCAGTCGGCCTGGATTTCTTTCAGCAGTTCGTCAATCAGCCCATTGCTCAGGGTTTCGGTAAACAATCGTTTCAGGTCATGCACCGACAGGGGATCCTGCGCGGTCAGCAGCGCCGTTTCCACCACCTGCTTCAGGTGCTTCAAATCGGTGAAGGAGCTCATAACGTTCAAGTGTAGCTGGAAATGCGCCGCTGTCGAGGGCAGGGGCAAAAGAAAAAGCCAGCCGGCTGGCTGGCTTGGTCAGGCAGGCAAACCGTGCTTACTGGTAGCGGGCCACGCCGTCCAGCAGTTCCTGCTTGGCGGCTTCGATGCCGTCCCAGCCCTGAACCTTGACCCACTTGCCCTTTTCCAGATCCTTGTAGTGCTCGAAGAAGTGGCTGATCTGGGCGCGCAGCAGTTCCGGCAGGTCTTCCAGCTTTTGTACGTCCTTGTACATCGGGCAGAGCTTTTCCACCGGCACGGCCACCAGCTTGGCGTCGATACCCGATTCGTCTTCCATCTTCAGCACGCCCAGCGCGCGGCAACGCACCACCACGCCCACTTGCAGGGCAAACGGGGTCACCACCAGCACGTCCACCGGATCGCCGTCTTCCGACAGGGTTTGCGGCACGTAGCCGTAGTTGGCCGGGTAGAACATGGCGGTGCCCATGAAGCGGTCAACGAACATAGCGCCGGTGTCCTTGTCCAGTTCGTACTTGATCGGGGCGCCATTGGCCGGGATTTCGATAATCACGTTGAAATCGTTCGGCACATCCTTGCCAGCGGGCACGCGGTCCAGATTCATGGGGGCTCTCCAGTATGTAGTCAGTAGTTATGGGTAAAAATCCGGCATGATTATATAACAGCTGCTGCCTCACGCGCAGGGGGCAGGGGTATAATCGTGGCGTCCTTTGTGGAGAAAGTGAAACACCATGCTTGACCAGCTGATCACCGAATTCGATAAAGGCCTGCGCACGCTGCTGGCGCCGGCTTCCACGCTGCGGGCCTACCCGGATGACGGGCTGGAAGACGCCGAGCTGAACGATGCCGAGCGCCGCCACGCGCTGGGCCTGATGCGCATCAACCACTGTGGCGAAGTGTGTGCCCAGGCGTTGTATCAGGGCCAGGCGCTGACCGCGCGCGACCCGGTGGCGCGCGAGGCGCTGAAAGAAGCGGCATGGGAAGAAACCGAACACCTGGCCTGGACCGAACGGCGCATTGCCGAACTGGGCGGGCACAAGAGCGTGTTCAACCCGGTGTGGTACGTCGGTTCACTGGCAATGGGCGTGACCGCCGGCCTGCTGGGCGATAAATGGAACCTGGGCTTTCTGGAAGAAACCGAGTACCAGGTGGAAGCACACCTGAACGAGCATCTGGAAACCCTGCCAGCGCAGGACGCCAAAAGCCGGGCGATTGTCACCCAGATGCGCGACGATGAAGTGCGCCACGCCGAAACCGCCCATGCGCTGGGCGCGGCCAAGCTGCCGCTGCCGGTGAAGGGACTGATGCA
Protein-coding regions in this window:
- the scpB gene encoding SMC-Scp complex subunit ScpB: MSSFTDLKHLKQVVETALLTAQDPLSVHDLKRLFTETLSNGLIDELLKEIQADWQGRGIELVKLASGWRFRARAEFQPYLARLNPEKPPRYSRAVMETVAIIAYRQPVTRGDIEAIRGVTVSSSVMQTLSERGWIEVIGHKEVPGRPGLYATTRKFLDDLGLASLKDLPALVELGSLIVPEKAEQEHVETETE
- the ppa gene encoding inorganic diphosphatase, whose product is MNLDRVPAGKDVPNDFNVIIEIPANGAPIKYELDKDTGAMFVDRFMGTAMFYPANYGYVPQTLSEDGDPVDVLVVTPFALQVGVVVRCRALGVLKMEDESGIDAKLVAVPVEKLCPMYKDVQKLEDLPELLRAQISHFFEHYKDLEKGKWVKVQGWDGIEAAKQELLDGVARYQ
- the coq7 gene encoding 2-polyprenyl-3-methyl-6-methoxy-1,4-benzoquinone monooxygenase, with product MLDQLITEFDKGLRTLLAPASTLRAYPDDGLEDAELNDAERRHALGLMRINHCGEVCAQALYQGQALTARDPVAREALKEAAWEETEHLAWTERRIAELGGHKSVFNPVWYVGSLAMGVTAGLLGDKWNLGFLEETEYQVEAHLNEHLETLPAQDAKSRAIVTQMRDDEVRHAETAHALGAAKLPLPVKGLMHLTSQVMKKTSYWV